A DNA window from Pseudorasbora parva isolate DD20220531a chromosome 19, ASM2467924v1, whole genome shotgun sequence contains the following coding sequences:
- the zc3h12ab gene encoding ribonuclease ZC3H12A: MSAEISTIPKLQVYLDSFWSSGVGSHKSDSNTTNAWVAAPTSLYNPPVLCEVRMDSDQPSPAPDESSVLGSELQTQLDLFLKLGFSQTQVRAAFLKLGLSADTNRVLGELIQAAAESEEELTASPVLVPRGDGSIKAQNLSAPALPSAPEELVEDEDALRPIVIDGSNVAMSHGNKEVFSCLGIQLAVNFFLERGHVDITVFVPSWRKEQPRPDVPITDQHILRELERRKLLVFTPSRRVAGKRVVCYDDRFIVKLAYESDGIIVSNDTYRDLQGERPEWKRFIEERLLMYSFVNDKFMPPDDPLGRHGPTLDNFLRKTPRIPKKQPCPYGKKCTYGIKCKFHHPERNKQSQRALADELRDKAKVSSTPHKPQPLSSQSPSLEEVMEQKLSLDACASLKKSYTSENVLVVKGAPPLTQRKFPSKKERRHSPTSLDSVPNGSHECMDSGLGSYECHSHEAPHCDRYCDHRKSKPSSSGRHRYVPANSQPCSCCSYQSQRAGGAGQHHSSSSNPGYGQPRYHSYGGGPIYPPVNMSQYSFPHSRGPPPHQGYWSDHYSGYPSASHNAIQPERGHGQWSPSNHNPQWSEREQVRKKLLAIFNARLVDRAMDMFPYLLDPQRLAAEILTLQSQDGAL, encoded by the exons ATGAGTGCTGAAATCAGCACCATCCCCAAGTTACAAGTGTATTTGGATTCCTTTTGGTCATCCGGCGTAGGATCACACAAATCTGACTCAAACACCACCAACGCATGGGTAGCCGCACCTACGTCTCTGTACAACCCTCCCGTGCTCTGTGAAGTTAGAATGGACTCGGATCAGCCCAGCCCGGCTCCAGATGAATCCTCCGTACTAGGGTCTGAGCTTCAGACCCAGCTCGACCTGTTCCTCAAGCTGGGGTTTTCCCAGACCCAGGTCCGCGCCGCTTTCCTGAAACTCGGCCTCAGCGCAGACACCAACAGGGTTCTGGGGGAGCTGATACAGGCTGCTGCGGAATCTGAAGAGGAACTGACAGCCTCCCCGGTGCTGGTCCCACGTGGGGATGGATCCATTAAGGCCCAAAATCTAAGCGCACCGGCACTGCCAAGTGCTCCGGAAGAGCTGGTAGAGGATGAGGACGCACTCAGACCTATAGTCATTGATGGGTCTAATGTAGCCATGAG CCACGGGAACAAGGAAGTTTTTTCCTGTCTGGGAATTCAGCTAGCAGTCAACTTTTTCCTGGAGCGGGGTCATGTTGACATCACAGTGTTTGTGCCTTCCTGGAGAAAAGAACAGCCGCGACCTGATGTGCCCATTACAG atcagCACATTCTGCGGGAATTAGAACGGAGGAAGCTTTTGGTGTTCACGCCATCTAGAAGGGTGGCCGGAAAACGCGTGGTGTGCTATGACGACCGTTTTATCGTGAAGCTGGCGTACGAATCCGACGGCATAATCGTATCCAATGACACTTACCGAGATCTGCAAGGAGAACGTCCGGAGTGGAAGCGTTTTATAGAGGAGAGGCTTCTGATGTACTCGTTCGTCAATGACAA GTTTATGCCTCCGGATGACCCTTTGGGAAGACATGGACCCACCCTCGACAACTTTTTGAGGAAGACTCCACGTATACCTAAGAAACAGCCATGTCCTTATG GAAAGAAGTGCACTTACGGAATCAAGTGTAAGTTTCATCATCCGGAGCGAAACAAGCAATCCCAGCGTGCGCTGGCTGATGAGCTCCGAGACAAAGCCAAAGTTTCATCCACGCCGCACAAACCTCAGCCGCTTTCCAGTCAGAGTCCGTCTCTGGAGGAAGTTATGGAACAGAAACTATCCCTCGACGCGTGCGCATCTCTCAAGAAGAGTTACACCAGTGAAAATGTCCTTGTCGTTAAAGGAGCGCCCCCGCTAACGCAAAGGAAGTTTCCTTCGAAAAAAGAACGCCGGCATTCGCCAACGAGCCTGGATTCTGTTCCCAACGGATCTCATGAGTGTATGGATTCCGGCTTGGGTTCCTACGAATGTCATTCTCATGAAGCTCCCCATTGTGATCGCTATTGCGACCACAGGAAGTCCAAACCATCCAGCAGTGGGCGGCATCGCTACGTCCCAGCCAATAGCCAACCCTGCAGTTGCTGTTCCTACCAATCCCAGAGGGCTGGTGGAGCCGGTCAGCACCACAGCAGCTCATCAAACCCGGGTTATGGTCAACCTCGCTATCACTCCTACGGCGGAGGTCCAATTTACCCTCCCGTCAACATGTCCCAGTATTCATTCCCACACAGCAGAGGGCCGCCTCCCCATCAGGGCTACTGGTCCGACCATTATAGTGGCTATCCTTCGGCATCCCACAATGCCATCCAGCCAGAGAGAGGACATGGACAATGGTCCCCTTCCAATCACAATCCTCAGTGGTCCGAACGGGAGCAGGTGAGGAAGAAATTACTCGCAATTTTCAATGCACGTTTGGTGGACAGGGCCATGGACATGTTCCCGTATCTCCTGGACCCACAAAGACTGGCAGCAGAGATATTGACACTTCAGTCTCAGGATGGGGCTTTATGA